Proteins encoded within one genomic window of Cucumis sativus cultivar 9930 chromosome 3, Cucumber_9930_V3, whole genome shotgun sequence:
- the LOC101207894 gene encoding protein N-terminal glutamine amidohydrolase isoform X2 — MFLSSAILLSTVRRMFIFYARNYVQTDWLMQRELIFLLFSFLMRRSRHIPLWHQKASKRADGLVLWDYHVICIQRKIEGEFPFLVWDLDSTLHLPLPLGSYVSQAIRPSFQISPEYQRLFRIIHAPILFRHFASDRRHMKDSNGNWMAKPPDYEAIVAEDGTMHNLYEYMEIKTGDVYSNKTIDVKDAVFSQKLGAVANNLEEFFTQIL, encoded by the exons ATGTTTCTCAGTTCCGCCATACTCCTTTCTACTG TGAGGAGAATGTTTATTTTCTATGCAAGAAATTATGTACAAACAGATTGGCTGATGCAGAGGGAGCTgatctttttgttgttttcatttctaatGAGAAGAAGCAGGCAC attCCCCTTTGGCATCAGAAAGCCAGCAAAAGGGCAGATGGTCTTGTTTTGTGGGATTACCATGTCATTTGCATTCAG AGAAAGATAGAAGGtgaatttccttttttagTGTGGGATTTAGACTCAACTCTTCATTTACCTCTCCCTCTGGGCAGCTATGTGTCACAAGCTATCAGGCCATCATTTCAAATCTCCCCTGAGTATCAAAG GCTTTTCAGAATCATTCATGCTCCAATACTTTTTCGTCACTTTGCATCTGATAGAAGGCACATGAAAGATTCAAATGGAAATTGGATGGCTAAACCTCCTGACTATGAAGCCATTGTTGCCGAAG ATGGAACTATGCACAACCTATATGAGTATATGGAAATCAAGACAGGCGATGTTTATTCGAACAAAACCATTGATGTGAAAGATGCagttttttctcaaaaacttGGAGCGGTCGCAAATAATTTAGAGGAGTTTTTCACTCAAATTCTTTAA
- the LOC101207894 gene encoding protein N-terminal glutamine amidohydrolase isoform X1, translated as MASTASTVESSDLDVSQFRHTPFYCEENVYFLCKKLCTNRLADAEGADLFVVFISNEKKQIPLWHQKASKRADGLVLWDYHVICIQRKIEGEFPFLVWDLDSTLHLPLPLGSYVSQAIRPSFQISPEYQRLFRIIHAPILFRHFASDRRHMKDSNGNWMAKPPDYEAIVAEDGTMHNLYEYMEIKTGDVYSNKTIDVKDAVFSQKLGAVANNLEEFFTQIL; from the exons ATGGCTTCAACAGCATCAACGGTAGAATCGAGTGATTTGGATGTTTCTCAGTTCCGCCATACTCCTTTCTACTG TGAGGAGAATGTTTATTTTCTATGCAAGAAATTATGTACAAACAGATTGGCTGATGCAGAGGGAGCTgatctttttgttgttttcatttctaatGAGAAGAAGCAG attCCCCTTTGGCATCAGAAAGCCAGCAAAAGGGCAGATGGTCTTGTTTTGTGGGATTACCATGTCATTTGCATTCAG AGAAAGATAGAAGGtgaatttccttttttagTGTGGGATTTAGACTCAACTCTTCATTTACCTCTCCCTCTGGGCAGCTATGTGTCACAAGCTATCAGGCCATCATTTCAAATCTCCCCTGAGTATCAAAG GCTTTTCAGAATCATTCATGCTCCAATACTTTTTCGTCACTTTGCATCTGATAGAAGGCACATGAAAGATTCAAATGGAAATTGGATGGCTAAACCTCCTGACTATGAAGCCATTGTTGCCGAAG ATGGAACTATGCACAACCTATATGAGTATATGGAAATCAAGACAGGCGATGTTTATTCGAACAAAACCATTGATGTGAAAGATGCagttttttctcaaaaacttGGAGCGGTCGCAAATAATTTAGAGGAGTTTTTCACTCAAATTCTTTAA
- the LOC101207894 gene encoding protein N-terminal glutamine amidohydrolase isoform X3, with product MFIFYARNYVQTDWLMQRELIFLLFSFLMRRSRHIPLWHQKASKRADGLVLWDYHVICIQRKIEGEFPFLVWDLDSTLHLPLPLGSYVSQAIRPSFQISPEYQRLFRIIHAPILFRHFASDRRHMKDSNGNWMAKPPDYEAIVAEDGTMHNLYEYMEIKTGDVYSNKTIDVKDAVFSQKLGAVANNLEEFFTQIL from the exons ATGTTTATTTTCTATGCAAGAAATTATGTACAAACAGATTGGCTGATGCAGAGGGAGCTgatctttttgttgttttcatttctaatGAGAAGAAGCAGGCAC attCCCCTTTGGCATCAGAAAGCCAGCAAAAGGGCAGATGGTCTTGTTTTGTGGGATTACCATGTCATTTGCATTCAG AGAAAGATAGAAGGtgaatttccttttttagTGTGGGATTTAGACTCAACTCTTCATTTACCTCTCCCTCTGGGCAGCTATGTGTCACAAGCTATCAGGCCATCATTTCAAATCTCCCCTGAGTATCAAAG GCTTTTCAGAATCATTCATGCTCCAATACTTTTTCGTCACTTTGCATCTGATAGAAGGCACATGAAAGATTCAAATGGAAATTGGATGGCTAAACCTCCTGACTATGAAGCCATTGTTGCCGAAG ATGGAACTATGCACAACCTATATGAGTATATGGAAATCAAGACAGGCGATGTTTATTCGAACAAAACCATTGATGTGAAAGATGCagttttttctcaaaaacttGGAGCGGTCGCAAATAATTTAGAGGAGTTTTTCACTCAAATTCTTTAA
- the LOC101207894 gene encoding protein N-terminal glutamine amidohydrolase isoform X4, which yields MFIFYARNYVQTDWLMQRELIFLLFSFLMRRSRHVCCFSGILAISEDKFPFGIRKPAKGQMVLFCGITMSFAFSYVSQAIRPSFQISPEYQRLFRIIHAPILFRHFASDRRHMKDSNGNWMAKPPDYEAIVAEDGTMHNLYEYMEIKTGDVYSNKTIDVKDAVFSQKLGAVANNLEEFFTQIL from the exons ATGTTTATTTTCTATGCAAGAAATTATGTACAAACAGATTGGCTGATGCAGAGGGAGCTgatctttttgttgttttcatttctaatGAGAAGAAGCAGGCACGTATGTTGTTTCTCTGGTATTTTAGCCATTTCTGAGGATAA attCCCCTTTGGCATCAGAAAGCCAGCAAAAGGGCAGATGGTCTTGTTTTGTGGGATTACCATGTCATTTGCATTCAG CTATGTGTCACAAGCTATCAGGCCATCATTTCAAATCTCCCCTGAGTATCAAAG GCTTTTCAGAATCATTCATGCTCCAATACTTTTTCGTCACTTTGCATCTGATAGAAGGCACATGAAAGATTCAAATGGAAATTGGATGGCTAAACCTCCTGACTATGAAGCCATTGTTGCCGAAG ATGGAACTATGCACAACCTATATGAGTATATGGAAATCAAGACAGGCGATGTTTATTCGAACAAAACCATTGATGTGAAAGATGCagttttttctcaaaaacttGGAGCGGTCGCAAATAATTTAGAGGAGTTTTTCACTCAAATTCTTTAA
- the LOC101207075 gene encoding beta-glucosidase 11 isoform X1, producing the protein MGINIIIIISLLPLFLLISILGGTHGVDNRYDFPSDFIFGSGTTAFQVEGAAKEDGRTPSIWDTFAQSGQQTEDIDVGCNQYHKYKEDVKLMADVGLDAYRFSISWSRLIPNGRGPLNPKGLEYYNNLINELLLHGIQPHVTLYNYDLPQALEDEYGGWISPKIVEDFSAYAEVCFREFGDRVLYWTTVNEPNVFVLGGYDLGFLPPERCSFPFGQYKSCSKGNSTTEPYLALHHSVLAHASAANLYKTKYKHKQHGHIGISIYGISFAPSTNSKEDAHVAQIARQFLFDWVLRPLMVGDYSSMMKKIVGSKLPIFTKDEGNLVKGSYDFIGITYYGDLSCKYLPSNSSVEYRDVYADLQVQMRFLSRAEKSLTSAKSLKGVLEYLIQDFANPPIIIYENGFETERNSSLHDVPRVKYTMEHIQVVFDALRNGSNISGYFTWSFIDVYELLTGYETSYGLFYVDLDDPDRKRYPKLSAKWYSNFLKGKASTSLDFDPTTEELLFYS; encoded by the exons atgggTATcaatatcatcatcatcatcagtTTGTTGCCTCTGTTCTTGCTGATATCCATTTTAGGAGGCACGCATGGTGTTGATAATAGATACGATTTTCCATCTGATTTTATCTTTGGTTCTGGCACTACTGCTTTTCAG GTGGAAGGGGCAGCCAAGGAAGATGGAAGGACTCCCAGCATTTGGGATACGTTTGCTCAATCTg GACAACAGACAGAAGACATCGACGTAGGATGCAATCAATATCATAAATACAAG GAAGATGTGAAGCTTATGGCAGATGTGGGACTTGATGCTTATAGATTTTCTATCTCATGGTCAAGACTCATTCCAA ATGGAAGAGGACCTTTGAACCCAAAAGGCTTGGAGTACTACAACAATCTCATCAATGAGCTACTTCTTCATG GCATCCAACCACATGTAACATTATACAATTATGATCTTCCACAAGCACTTGAAGATGAATACGGAGGATGGATCAGTCCAAAGATTGT AGAAGATTTCAGTGCATATGCAGAAGTTTGCTTTAGAGAATTTGGAGATAGGGTGTTGTATTGGACAACAGTGAATGAGCCAAATGTGTTTGTACTTGGAGGATATGATTTGGGATTTTTGCCACCAGAAAGATGTTCATTTCCATTTGGGCAATACAAAAGTTGCTCTAAAGGAAACTCTACAACCGAGCCATACTTAGCTCTGCATCATAGTGTACTAGCACATGCATCAGCTGCAAATTTGTACAAAACAAAGTACAAG CACAAACAGCATGGTCATATAGGAATCAGCATCTATGGAATTTCATTTGCTCCTTCTACCAATTCAAAAGAAGATGCACATGTTGCTCAAATAGCCAGACAATTCTTATTTGATTG GGTTCTCCGTCCATTGATGGTTGGAGACTATTCTAGTATGATGAAGAAAATAGTAGGCTCAAAACTCCCCATTTTTACAAAGGATGAAGGCAACTTAGTGAAAGGCTCTTATGACTTTATAGGGATCACATATTATGGAGACCTGTCATGCAAATACTTGCCTAGCAATTCGAGCGTAGAATATAGAGATGTCTATGCTGATCTACAAGTACAAATGA GATTTCTATCAAGAGCAGAAAAATCTTTAACATCAGCCAAG AGCCTGAAAGGAGTGCTTGAGTATTTAATCCAAGATTTTGCCAACCCTCCCATCATTATCTACGAAAATG GTTTTGAAACTGAGAGGAATTCATCGTTGCATGATGTGCCAAGAGTGAAATACACTATGGAACATATTCAAGTAGTTTTTGATGCATTGAG GAATGGATCAAATATAAGTGGGTATTTTACATGGTCATTTATTGATGTGTACGAGTTATTGACTGGCTATGAAACGAGTTATGGATTATTCTACGTAGACTTGGATGACCCGGATCGAAAAAGATATCCTAAGCTCTCTGCAAAATGGTattccaactttttaaaaggGAAAGCTTCTACTAGTTTAGATTTTGATCCAACTACGGAGGAGCTCttgttttattcttaa
- the LOC101207075 gene encoding beta-glucosidase 11 isoform X2: protein MGINIIIIISLLPLFLLISILGGTHGVDNRYDFPSDFIFGSGTTAFQVEGAAKEDGRTPSIWDTFAQSGQQTEDIDVGCNQYHKYKEDVKLMADVGLDAYRFSISWSRLIPNGRGPLNPKGLEYYNNLINELLLHGIQPHVTLYNYDLPQALEDEYGGWISPKIVEDFSAYAEVCFREFGDRVLYWTTVNEPNVFVLGGYDLGFLPPERCSFPFGQYKSCSKGNSTTEPYLALHHSVLAHASAANLYKTKYKHGHIGISIYGISFAPSTNSKEDAHVAQIARQFLFDWVLRPLMVGDYSSMMKKIVGSKLPIFTKDEGNLVKGSYDFIGITYYGDLSCKYLPSNSSVEYRDVYADLQVQMRFLSRAEKSLTSAKSLKGVLEYLIQDFANPPIIIYENGFETERNSSLHDVPRVKYTMEHIQVVFDALRNGSNISGYFTWSFIDVYELLTGYETSYGLFYVDLDDPDRKRYPKLSAKWYSNFLKGKASTSLDFDPTTEELLFYS from the exons atgggTATcaatatcatcatcatcatcagtTTGTTGCCTCTGTTCTTGCTGATATCCATTTTAGGAGGCACGCATGGTGTTGATAATAGATACGATTTTCCATCTGATTTTATCTTTGGTTCTGGCACTACTGCTTTTCAG GTGGAAGGGGCAGCCAAGGAAGATGGAAGGACTCCCAGCATTTGGGATACGTTTGCTCAATCTg GACAACAGACAGAAGACATCGACGTAGGATGCAATCAATATCATAAATACAAG GAAGATGTGAAGCTTATGGCAGATGTGGGACTTGATGCTTATAGATTTTCTATCTCATGGTCAAGACTCATTCCAA ATGGAAGAGGACCTTTGAACCCAAAAGGCTTGGAGTACTACAACAATCTCATCAATGAGCTACTTCTTCATG GCATCCAACCACATGTAACATTATACAATTATGATCTTCCACAAGCACTTGAAGATGAATACGGAGGATGGATCAGTCCAAAGATTGT AGAAGATTTCAGTGCATATGCAGAAGTTTGCTTTAGAGAATTTGGAGATAGGGTGTTGTATTGGACAACAGTGAATGAGCCAAATGTGTTTGTACTTGGAGGATATGATTTGGGATTTTTGCCACCAGAAAGATGTTCATTTCCATTTGGGCAATACAAAAGTTGCTCTAAAGGAAACTCTACAACCGAGCCATACTTAGCTCTGCATCATAGTGTACTAGCACATGCATCAGCTGCAAATTTGTACAAAACAAAGTACAAG CATGGTCATATAGGAATCAGCATCTATGGAATTTCATTTGCTCCTTCTACCAATTCAAAAGAAGATGCACATGTTGCTCAAATAGCCAGACAATTCTTATTTGATTG GGTTCTCCGTCCATTGATGGTTGGAGACTATTCTAGTATGATGAAGAAAATAGTAGGCTCAAAACTCCCCATTTTTACAAAGGATGAAGGCAACTTAGTGAAAGGCTCTTATGACTTTATAGGGATCACATATTATGGAGACCTGTCATGCAAATACTTGCCTAGCAATTCGAGCGTAGAATATAGAGATGTCTATGCTGATCTACAAGTACAAATGA GATTTCTATCAAGAGCAGAAAAATCTTTAACATCAGCCAAG AGCCTGAAAGGAGTGCTTGAGTATTTAATCCAAGATTTTGCCAACCCTCCCATCATTATCTACGAAAATG GTTTTGAAACTGAGAGGAATTCATCGTTGCATGATGTGCCAAGAGTGAAATACACTATGGAACATATTCAAGTAGTTTTTGATGCATTGAG GAATGGATCAAATATAAGTGGGTATTTTACATGGTCATTTATTGATGTGTACGAGTTATTGACTGGCTATGAAACGAGTTATGGATTATTCTACGTAGACTTGGATGACCCGGATCGAAAAAGATATCCTAAGCTCTCTGCAAAATGGTattccaactttttaaaaggGAAAGCTTCTACTAGTTTAGATTTTGATCCAACTACGGAGGAGCTCttgttttattcttaa
- the LOC105434987 gene encoding beta-glucosidase 10, translating into MSINNIIIVISLLPLFLLISILGGTHGVDNRYDFPSDFIFGSGTTAFQVEGAAKEDGRTPSIWDTFVQSGQQTEDIDVGCNQYHKYKEDVKLMADMGLDGYRFSISWSRLIPNGRGPLNPKGLEYYNNLINELLLHGIQPHVTLYNYDLPQALEDEYGGWISPKIVEDFSAYAEVCFREFGDRVLYWTTVNEPNVFVIGGYDLGFLPPGRCSFPFGKYKNCSEGNSATEPYLAMHHSILAHASAANLYRTKYKDKQHGQIGISIYGISLAPSTNSKEDAHVAQIARQFFFDWVLHPLMVGDYSSMMKKIVGSKLPIFTKDEGNLAKGCYDFIGITYYGEMSCKYLPNNWTVEDRDVYADLQAQIEIQSAAKRSLTSTKGLKGLLEYLIQDYGNPPIIIYENGFEAERNASLHDVPRVKYIMEHIQVVFDALRNGSNINGYFTWSFIDVYELLTGYETSYGLFYVDLDDPDRKRYPRLSAKWYSNFLKGKASTSLDFDPTTEELLFYS; encoded by the exons atgagtATCAATAATATCATCATCGTCATCAGTTTGTTGCCTCTGTTCTTGCTGATATCCATTTTAGGAGGCACGCATGGTGTTGATAATAGATACGATTTTCCATCTGATTTTATCTTTGGTTCTGGCACTACTGCTTTTCAG GTGGAAGGGGCAGCCAAGGAAGATGGAAGGACTCCCAGCATTTGGGATACTTTTGTTCAATCTg GACAACAGACAGAAGACATCGACGTAGGATGCAATCAATATCATAAATACAAG GAAGATGTGAAGCTTATGGCAGATATGGGACTTGATGGTTATCGATTTTCCATCTCATGGTCAAGACTCATTCCAA ATGGAAGAGGACCTTTGAACCCAAAAGGCTTGGAGTACTACAACAATCTCATCAATGAGCTACTTCTTCATG GCATCCAACCACATGTAACATTATACAATTATGATCTTCCACAAGCACTTGAAGATGAATACGGAGGATGGATCAGTCCAAAGATTGT AGAAGATTTCAGTGCATATGCAGAAGTCTGCTTTAGAGAATTCGGAGATAGGGTGTTGTATTGGACAACAGTGAATGAGCCCAATGTTTTTGTAATTGGAGGCTATGATTTGGGATTTTTGCCACCAGGAAGATGTTCATTTCCATTTgggaaatacaaaaattgctCTGAAGGAAACTCTGCAACCGAGCCATACTTAGCTATGCATCATAGTATACTAGCACATGCATCAGCTGCAAATCTGTACAGAACCAAGTACAAG GACAAACAACATGGACAAATAGGAATCAGCATCTATGGAATTTCATTGGCTCCTTCTACCAATTCAAAAGAAGATGCACATGTTGCTCAAATAGCCAGACAATTCTTCTTTGATTG GGTCCTCCATCCATTGATGGTTGGAGACTATTCTAGTATGATGAAGAAAATAGTAGGCTCAAAACTCCCCATTTTTACAAAGGATGAAGGCAACTTAGCGAAAGGCTGTTATGACTTCATAGGGATTACATATTATGGAGAGATGTCATGCAAATACTTGCCTAACAATTGGACAGTAGAAGATAGAGATGTCTATGCTGATCTACAAGCACAAATAG AAATTCAATCAGCAGCAAAAAGATCTTTAACGTCAACGAAG GGACTGAAAGGATTGCTTGAGTATTTAATCCAAGATTATGGCAACCCTCCTATCATTATCTATGAAAATG GTTTTGAAGCTGAGAGGAATGCATCGTTGCATGATGTGCCAAGAGTGAAATACATTATGGAACATATTCAAGTAGTTTTTGATGCATTGAG GAATGGATCAAATATAAATGGGTATTTTACATGGTCATTTATTGATGTGTACGAGTTATTGACGGGCTACGAAACGAGTTATGGATTATTCTACGTAGATTTGGATGACCCGGATCGAAAAAGATATCCTAGGCTCTCTGCAAAATGGtattccaattttttaaaagggaAAGCTTCTACTAGTTTAGATTTTGATCCAACTACAGAGGAGCTTTTGTTTTATTCCTAG